One window of Quercus robur chromosome 5, dhQueRobu3.1, whole genome shotgun sequence genomic DNA carries:
- the LOC126727129 gene encoding N6-mAMP deaminase: MEWCVSLPKVELHAHLNGSIRDSTLLELARVLGEKGVIVFSDVEHVILKNDRSLTEVFKLFDLIHILTTDHTTVKRITQEVIEDFASENVVYLELRTTPKRNDSIGMTKRSYMEAVMEGLKAVSTVDVAFAPHNVDAGSLRESLPINDACDGKRKKIYVRLLLSIDRRESTAAAMETVKLALEMRDLGVLGIDLSGNPVVGEWMTYLPALEFAREHGLYITLHCGEVPNPKEIQAMLDFIPQRVGHACYFEEDDWKKLKHYNIPVEICLTSNVVTASVSSLDVHHFADLYNAKHPIVLCTDDAGVFSTSLSNEYKVAASAFGLGKREMFQLAKNAIEFIFADDGVKQDLRKIFDLATKKQDL; this comes from the exons ATGGAGTGGTGTGTTTCATTGCCAAAGGTAGAACTACATGCTCACCTCAATGGATCCATTAGAGACTCCACACTGTT AGAACTTGCTCGAGTACTGGGTGAAAAGGGTGTCATAGTTTTCTCAGATGTGGAACATGTTATCTTGAAAA ATGACCGTTCTTTAACTGAAGTGTTCAAATTGTTTGACCTGATCCACATTCTTACTACTGACCACACAACTGTGAAAAGAATCACCCAAGAA GTTATTGAAGATTTTGCCTCTGAAAATGTGGTATACCTGGAGTTAAGAACTACTCCAAAG AGAAATGATTCTATAGGAATGACCAAACGTTCTTATATGGAAGCAGTAATGGAAGGTCTAAAGGCTGTCAGTACAGTTGATGTTGCTTTTGCACCTCATAATGTGGATGCTGGAAGTCTTAGGGAATCACTACccataaatgatgcatgtgacggaaaaagaaaaaagatatatgtTCGGCTTCTTTTGAGTATTGACCGTCGGGAGTCCACTGCAGCTGCAATGGAAACT GTTAAGCTTGCACTGGAAATGAGAGATTTAGGAGTACTTGGTATTGACCTTTCTGGAAATCCTGTTGTGGGTGAATG GATGACATATTTACCAGCATTAGAGTTTGCTAGAGAACATGGTCTTTATATAACTCTTCACTGTGGAGAG GTTCCTAATCCGAAAGAGATACAAGCAATGTTAGACTTTATTCCCCAGAGGGTTGGCCATGCTTGTTACTTTGAAGAGGATGATTGGAAGAAATTGAAACATTACAATATCCCG GTTGAAATTTGTCTGACTTCCAACGTTGTGACTGCATCAGTTTCCTCACTAGATGTTCACCATTTTG CTGATCTGTATAATGCAAAACATCCGATAGTCCTCTGCACTGATGATGCTGGCGTGTTCTCCACCAGTCTCTCCAATGAGTACAAAGTTGCTGCTTCTGCATTTG GTCTTGGAAAGAGGGAAATGTTTCAGCTGGCAAAAAATgcaattgaatttatatttgcaGATGATGGAGTTAAGCAGGATCTGAGAAAGATTTTCGATTTGGCCACTAAAAAGCAAGATTTATAA